From the Streptomyces sp. NBC_00390 genome, the window GCGGTGATCCGGCTGCACATCAAACCGACCTTCGGCGCGGGGACTCTGGCCGACGTCACCACGTCTCGGGTCCGGGCCTGGCGCAGCAATCTGCTCGCCGCAGGCGTGGGGGAGCCGACCGTCGTCAAGGCGTACCAAATCCTGCGGGCCATGATGTCCACCGCCGTTGATGATGAGCTGATCCGCCGCAATCCCTGTCGGGTCAAGGGCGCCGACCGGTACGACGTGCCCGAGCGGCCGGTGCTCACCGTGGCCGAGGTGTACGCCGTGGCTGACGCCATCGCCCCGCGCTACCGCTTGCTCGTGCTGCTGGCGGCCTTCACCACGCTGCGGTTCGGTGAGCTGGCGTCGCTGCGCCGCCGAGATATCGACGTCTCCGGGCGCGTGGTCCTGGTCCAGCGGGCGCAAGCTGAGATGCAGAACGGAAAGCTCTTCGACAAGGCTCCGAAGTCGGCGGCTGGGGTTCGGCCCGTCGCCTTCCCGGACGAGATCCTGGCCGACGTGACCGAGCACCTGGAGCACTACGCGGGTGCCGGCCGGGACGGCCACGTTTTCCTCGGGCCCCAGGGCGGCCGACTGCGCCGCAGTAACTTCCGGGATGACTGGACCAGGGCTCGCGCGAAGGCGGGCATCACAGATGACGTCCACTTCCATGATCTGCGACACACCGGGAACACCTTGGCTGCTGCTGGGGCCAGCACCCGCGAGCTGATGACGCGCATGGGCCACAGCACCGCGCGGGCCGCGCTGATCTATCAGCACATGACCGCCGACCGAGACCGGGCGATTGCCGAACGGCTGGGGACCATGATCCGTCAGCGGCAGGGCGACGCGGAGCCGTAGTGGCACGTGTGTGGCACGCCCGCGATCATGCGAAAGGGCCAGTTCGAGAGGATCAAGCCTCTGAACTGGCCCTTAGTGTTGTGCCCCCGGCAGGATTCGAACCTGCGACACCCGCTTTAGGAGAGCGGTGCTCTATCCCCTGAGCTACGAAGGCGGGGGCTTGACGGAAACCGCGCCGGAAACCCTCGGTAGGGATTCGCGTCACGACGAGTCAAACGCCCTGGTCAGCTAACTCGCGCGCGGGATCGGGTGGGATGTCCTGTGGGACATCTTTCCCGGCACACACCTAGTAGCCGACTGACCGCTGACAGCCTAGCGGATCGTGTTGCGAGGGTGCGCCCCTATAAAGCACTACGACTGCTCGGGAGTGGGATCGAGCCGCTGACCTGCGGCGAGGCGGGTCGCCTGAGCCGGGGTGGGGGCGCGCTGCCGGTGCGGTGGGCGGACTGGGATGTCCGTTTCGTCCCGTCGCCGCACAGGGAGCGCACAATCACGTCGACCTCAGGCCGCCCACCATGGCATTTCTCATAATTTTCGGACCGTGTTTGTGGTAGCCCGCCAAGGCGCTGGACTTCCCCGAGGCATTCTTCGAGGGGCCCGAGCTCGACGAGCTCCCGGCGGACGGTGTGTCCTGGCGTGCCCGCAGCAAGACCTCGGCGCGGACATTGGAAGCCGCCCGCTCGGCCGGCACTCTCGGCGCCCTGCTGTACGACTGGATCGACGAGCGCTTCCGCCTCCCGGCCGCGGACATCCCCTCGCTGAGCAAGCCGGACCCGGAGACCGCGGCCGGCATGGTCCGTACACGCTGTGATCTTCGCATCGCACCGGCGCCCAACATGGTGCATCTGCTCGAAGCCCACGGGGTCCGCGTGTTCTCCCTTGCTCCCGACTATGCGGAAGTGGACGCCCTCGCCGTGTGGCGGAACGGCACCCCGTTCGTCTTCCTGAACACCCTGAAATCCGTGGAGCGGGGCCGCTTCGACGCCGCGCACGAGCTCGGCCACCTCGTGATGCACGGCAGCGACAAGGAGTGTTCGGGGCCTGAGGCGGAGCGCCAGGCCAATGACTTCGCCAGCGCGTTCCTGATGCCGGCGTCGAGCGTCCTCGGCCACATGCCGTCCGGGGCCCATGTCGACCAGATCATCCAGGCCAAGAGCATCTGGAAGGTCTCCGCCATGGCGCTCACCTATCGCATGCACGATCTGGGGCTCCTCACCGACTGGCAGTACCGGTCGGCGTGCACCGAGCTGAGCAAGCGCGGCTACCGGAAGGACGAGCCGCACGGCATGAAGAAGCGCGAGACCTCGCAGGTGCTGACCAAGGTCTTTCAGGGGCTCAGGGCCAACGGTGTGCGGCCCGCCGCCGTGGCCGGCGAGCTCGGCCTGACCGTGGACGAGATGAACAAGATGCTCTTCGGCCTGACCATCACCATGGTCGAACGGCGGCGAGCAGACCGAGCGCGAACCACGGCGCGCGCTGTCCCTGGTGAACTGACAGGGCCCGTCCTGCTGCCTTTCAGGCCCGACGAACACGACGGCCGCCCCCTATGGGCCGCAGCCGTCGTGTCGACATGGGTGGAAGGGGGTCAGGCCAGCGCGGACACAGATTGCGCGTTGCTGCGCCCTTCCACGTGGATCTGGTGGCTCGTCGCGTTCTGGGCGAGGGCGAAGCCGAGGACGAACACCTTCTGCCGTTCGATGCCATAGGCGACCATGCGGCGGTTCCAGAGACTCTGGTCGAACTGGGCGTGTACGGACTCGGAGTCCGCGCGGTAGGGGTAGACGAGCTGGTGTGCGAGTGTGGACTGGGGGATCTGCTGGAGCAGTTCGGCGCGGTGGAATCCGCGCTCACGGTCGCTCTTGGGGCGTTTCCCGCTGTCGGCTTGACGCAAAGCGCGATCCGCAGGAGTGGTGGTGATGCCGACGGGGACGCGGTGTGTGTGGTCCCCGTGACGGCAGGAGATGCGCAGGACGTGGCACCAGCGGCTCTTGGTGACACCGAGGCGGGGCTCCAGCTTGGTGGCGCAAGGATGCGGGTGCCGTCGTCGAGGGAGATGCTTTCGGCGATCCGTCCTTCGTTGCACCAGAGCTCGTGGCCGCTCCGGCAGGGCTTGATGTGTTCGTAGAACGCGGGAGTCACCGAGCCGTGCTGCTTGTTGATGGCCAGCATTCCCCTGCGAGCCAGGGCGTCGCGGTGGACACCGCGCAAGGCGCCGTCGTAGACGATGCCCATACAGTCCGGCAGGACATCCTTGAGCATGGTGAACTGGCGGACGGCCACCGCTGCTTCGTCCTCGTACTCGCCGCCGGCGACGTAGGCGAAGGAGAGGATGACGCGGGTCCAGTAGCCATCGGACCGGCCCGAGGTGAAGAACCACTTGGTGCCGCGGACCTCTCGTTTGGCTTTCTCGCCATTCTCGTAGTACACGCGGGCGGCGGGGTCCACGCGGTGGTTGCGGAGCACGCCGGTGCTCTCGTCGACGGTTTCACTCTTCCTTGCTTTCGAGATCGCTCGCGGGACCATGGCGTCGCCCACGAGGAGCTGTCGTCGCTCCGGGCGGCTCCAGACCTTGGGAACGCTGGACGGGAAGAGCCCCTGTTCCAGCGCCTGCCTGGCGGCGTAGCTGCGGAAGGCTTCTTCGAGTGCGTCGCTGCTTGGGACCAGCAGCTTGTCCACGGCGTCCTGGAACTGGTTGCGTGACGGTGCGTTCAGGGGAAGCACGGCGGCGGCTCTGCGGCCCAGATGGCGCCGGATGTGTGCACGCACGCTGCGCCATTCCCGCGGCGACGCCATCAGGCCGACGGCCGACCGTTTCGACTTTGTCACCGGGGTCAAGGCAGCGAGGAGCATGTACACGATCGCCAGGTACTCGCGCGGACAGCCCACGTTGGCCGGCGGCGGGAGGAGCCCGGCCATCTCGTACAGCAGGGGGTAGTCGAGGCAGTCCTGAACGCGCTGGGCGACGGTGCGCTGGTGGTGGTCGGCGAGCTGGCGCTGGCGGTTGGGCCGGCCGTGCTCGGGCACTGGGTCACCGAAGATGTCGTCAGGCACGTGGCGGTACTCCGTCGGTGTAGGCGGGGTCGCAGCGCCAGTCGTAGCCGACGATGGCGGCGGCGCGATCGAGGGAGCGAAGGCCGATGCTGCGGGCCGCCTCCTCGATGCGGCCGGTCGCATCGAATGCGGCGATGGCGGCGGTGGCGGTGATGGAGGCGGGTTTGACGTCGTGCTCATCGCCGAGCCCTATACGGCGCAGGAGATCCCCCAGGGCGACGCAGGCGCGGGCTTGAAGGGCTGCGTCGGAAGTGGGACGGCTCGAGACCGCGAGGCGCGCCGTTGAGGGCTAGGGGCGCTGGGCGCTGACGTGCCGGGCGCGTTCGGCCAGAACGTGCCGCCCCCAGGCATCGAGTCGGCACCACCGTGGCTCGTACTTGCTGGAGCCGTGTATCCATGGAACATCGCTCGTCGCAGCTGTCCGGGCAGTACGGCTCACCCGGCCATCACCAGGCCGAAGCCGAGCACCCTGCCCCGTGACCGCGATGCAGCCGGACGGCAGTTGTCGACTGCGCAGCCAGGTCAGCCTCTGCGGCTGTGGCTCCAGCTGCCGCAGCGCCGCGGTTGGCGGTGAAGGTCCACTGCCGGCGGGCGACCGTCAAAGCTGCCGGTCATGCTCGGCATCGCACTTTGCGTGGGTCGTTGTCCCGAGGGCAGTTGGAGGCGGCGACCATCACATGCCCAGCAGGGAAGGAGGAATCACCACCGGTCGCCTGTCACCGTCACCGGCAGGACGTAGAAGAACAAGGAGTGGGCGGAGGACCCGGCGCACGAGGGATACTCCAAGGGGCACGGTGTGTACTCGAACATCGGTGCCTCCGCCAACGACGGCAACAAGAAGGCAGAAGGAGTCGCGGAGGACCAGTGATGGGAACGGGTCTGCGGCGCGTCGCCGCCTCGACGCTGACATGCTGTCTCGCACTGTCGCTCACAGCGTGCGGCGGCGGACGCGAGTACACGGTTCCGAAGGAGGCGTGCGGGGTGCCTCTTAACGAGAAGGCGCTCGAACCGTTCCTCGTGGACGGCGAGAAAATCGAGGTCAAGGGTGACTCCGTGATCGATACGGGCACCAAGACCTCGGGCTCGTGCAACATCGAAGTGGACGACTGGCTGGTGGTCGGCCTTGAAGTCGACAAGGTCGACAAGCTCTACGACCCCATGGGGGAGCTGGACAGCTTCCGGTTCCAGAACCGGGAGAAGATCGAGAGCCTGCCGTTCGAGGGACTGGGCGCGGTGGGCGACTACAACGCCATGGTCAGTACGGGCTGCGCGGCCGGGACGGCGGACCACCTCGTCGTGCAGATCACCATCAGCCGTCAGTCGAGCGGTGACGTCGCCGAGCGCCGTAAGAACATCGAAGCCTTCACCTCGGACTTCGTGCCGAAGCTGAAGAAGGAACTAGGTTGCACGGCCTGACACGGAGACCAGGCGTCAGACTCTGGACACGCCTTGGTGATGACGTTGATCGGGGCGCCGGAGCAGGAGCAGGGCTGCCTCGGTATCGCACCAGTAGTGCCCTCGGACGAGGCCCTGGTTCAGAGCGCTGATCCGCGAACCGAGCTCGCAGCGCACCTTCTTCTGAGCGCACAGGCGACAGGTCGCTGAGGCGACCTGTCGCCTCCCGGTTTGCCGATGCTGGGCTGTTCGGCAGTCGCCGGCCACTCTTGCGCTCTCAAGCGGTGTATCCCCGGCATCAAATTTCAGGTCGATGCGGTACTGCCGCGCGCGTCGTCGATCAGCGTGGAGTGGCTCTTGACGGCGTTGGGAGCTGCGCGGCTCGCCTTGTTCGAAACTTCTAGACCGCGCCATCATCGCCTAGATCCTCTTGAGACGAAGGCGGCGAACACTCCGGTCGACTGTCACCGTCACCGTCACCGTCAGGCTGACGGTGATGCTCGAAGTGACTGTGTCGGACCGCCTGCTCCGGCAGGAGTGCTCCTGTCACTCTTCGCGGTTTCTGCCATGCATTACTGGCCGAGCAGTGTGAGGAAGGCCTGGTCGACGAGTGCAGGTAGGTCGGTGCTGCCGTCGCTGTCCACCCACAGAGTGAGTGCCGTGGTGAGCGCTGCGAGCGCGGCCGCGGCGATCACGCGAACGCTCAGGGTGGGCTCCGTGTCGAGCCGGGCCGCGAGCGCGTCGGCGAGGAGTCGCTCGGTGGAGTGCTGGTTCTCCCAGAGCCGGGCGCGGAGGGCCGGTGTCCGCAGGATGAGGCGCGTACGGACCAGCAGCGCTTCCCGTTCGGTGGCGTAGACGACTGCGAGGCCTTCGCCGAGGGCGCGGTGAAGAGCTGTGAGTGGGTCTTCCTCAGTCGGCCGTTGCTCGATGAGCCGGACGATCAGGGGGTCGTAGTCGTCCGACTCGACGACGGATTCCTTGGTGGGGAAGTAGCGGAAGAACGTCATGCTGGAGACGCCTGCGGCGGTGGCGATCTGCTCGACCGTGGTGGCTTCGTAGCCCTGGCTGAGGAATAGCCGCAGGGCCTCTTCCTGGATGGTGCGGCGCGTCTGTGCCTTCTTGCGTTCCCGAAGGCTCATCGGCGGTGTCGGGGGGAGTTCCATGGGGTGTGCGGTCTCCGTTGGTCAGGCAGGTGTGCCGAGTGCTCGCCTCAGCCACTGGTCCAGGGAGGCTACGGACGTGCCTCGCCAGGCCAAGTGTCCGTCGGGCCTCACCAGCATGACGTGCCGCCCCCGGGCGCCAGACGGGACCAGTGTGGTGGCAGGGGTCGTCGTACCGAGGTGTCGCGCGGTGACGGACACGTACACATCGTGGTTGCCGGACGCCGGGACCACGAGCCCCCAACGCGGCCCGATCTCCGCATAAAGACGGGTGGGACTGCCATCTGGGCGGGTGCATGCGAGGTCGGGTACCCGGTCGCCGACTCGCGGGCCGGGAACGGACCATCGTTCGTGCGGCCGTACGCCCAACGGCCCCCTCCGGTAGTGGATCTTCAGCTGGGACGACTGCTCCCATATCAGCCGCTGCACGAACGGCCGGTTCATCAGCGGTACGAAGACGCGGTCTCGTGCAGCACGGGCCACGAGTGTCCGGCCGACGACCATGCGGGTCAGGGAACTGGTGGACTGCAGCACCTCGCGGGCGATCGGGCGACGCTCGGACTCGTACGTGTCCAGCAGTGCGTCGGATGCCGCTCCGGAGGCGACCATGGCGAGCTTCCAGGCGAGGTTCTCGGCGTCACCCAGGCCGGTGTTCAGTCCCTGCCCCCCGAAGGGGCTGTGAGTGTGAGCGGCGTCCCCGGCCAGCACGATGCGGCCGCGCCGGTAGGTGGATGCGAGTCGGCGATGGATCCGGAAGGTGGAAGTCCACAGCGCGTTGCGGACTGTCGACGGGGCTATTCCGGCCTGGATCCGTAGCTGCTCCTTGAGCACGGCAAGCACGTCTGGCCGGCCGAGGCCGTCGGCGTCGCCGGGTGCTGGGGACATCAGACGCCACACGTCGGTGCCGGGCAGAGGAAAGGCACCGAGCA encodes:
- a CDS encoding FAD-dependent monooxygenase — its product is MSTIVIAGAGPTGLALACGLRANGLAVRVLDGAAGPSRTSRALGLQPRGAEVLDRLGALDDLPERSVRIEQVITHVDGQPMARLNVGQRTKLVTRPGLLISQAEIEARLRDRLRALGVEVEWGKELLAADQDGSGVNVSFTGGQTRADWLAGCDGAHSRVRKAAGISFPGVAVIERFLLADVQAALPLPANAVSVWLRAGSMLGAFPLPGTDVWRLMSPAPGDADGLGRPDVLAVLKEQLRIQAGIAPSTVRNALWTSTFRIHRRLASTYRRGRIVLAGDAAHTHSPFGGQGLNTGLGDAENLAWKLAMVASGAASDALLDTYESERRPIAREVLQSTSSLTRMVVGRTLVARAARDRVFVPLMNRPFVQRLIWEQSSQLKIHYRRGPLGVRPHERWSVPGPRVGDRVPDLACTRPDGSPTRLYAEIGPRWGLVVPASGNHDVYVSVTARHLGTTTPATTLVPSGARGRHVMLVRPDGHLAWRGTSVASLDQWLRRALGTPA
- a CDS encoding ImmA/IrrE family metallo-endopeptidase, whose protein sequence is MSWRARSKTSARTLEAARSAGTLGALLYDWIDERFRLPAADIPSLSKPDPETAAGMVRTRCDLRIAPAPNMVHLLEAHGVRVFSLAPDYAEVDALAVWRNGTPFVFLNTLKSVERGRFDAAHELGHLVMHGSDKECSGPEAERQANDFASAFLMPASSVLGHMPSGAHVDQIIQAKSIWKVSAMALTYRMHDLGLLTDWQYRSACTELSKRGYRKDEPHGMKKRETSQVLTKVFQGLRANGVRPAAVAGELGLTVDEMNKMLFGLTITMVERRRADRARTTARAVPGELTGPVLLPFRPDEHDGRPLWAAAVVSTWVEGGQASADTDCALLRPSTWIWWLVAFWARAKPRTNTFCRSMP
- a CDS encoding tyrosine-type recombinase/integrase, translated to MANRKGIRRRFGSVRQLRSGRWQARYRDPATGQLRTAEQTYATKTDAEVALTHIEADISRGQWEDPDKGAVPFGEYADAWLRDRKLADRSRERNEAVIRLHIKPTFGAGTLADVTTSRVRAWRSNLLAAGVGEPTVVKAYQILRAMMSTAVDDELIRRNPCRVKGADRYDVPERPVLTVAEVYAVADAIAPRYRLLVLLAAFTTLRFGELASLRRRDIDVSGRVVLVQRAQAEMQNGKLFDKAPKSAAGVRPVAFPDEILADVTEHLEHYAGAGRDGHVFLGPQGGRLRRSNFRDDWTRARAKAGITDDVHFHDLRHTGNTLAAAGASTRELMTRMGHSTARAALIYQHMTADRDRAIAERLGTMIRQRQGDAEP
- a CDS encoding acyl-CoA-like ligand-binding transcription factor; translated protein: MELPPTPPMSLRERKKAQTRRTIQEEALRLFLSQGYEATTVEQIATAAGVSSMTFFRYFPTKESVVESDDYDPLIVRLIEQRPTEEDPLTALHRALGEGLAVVYATEREALLVRTRLILRTPALRARLWENQHSTERLLADALAARLDTEPTLSVRVIAAAALAALTTALTLWVDSDGSTDLPALVDQAFLTLLGQ